The Kitasatospora paranensis genome has a window encoding:
- a CDS encoding maleylpyruvate isomerase family mycothiol-dependent enzyme, whose translation MIPPSAARAAEHAALSAAVTAVAEDIAALLRSCGDTSVPIPGAEWTVGEAAAHLALANELMADLAAGRERAYGDGTPQSLAAANAESLTAFPERGGAVLAEEITRHAEAFNAAFARRSPADPVVTPLGPMDLATLASYLITHMLGHGYDIAVALRRPHMIDRQRVELCLPFLMTAMPRVVDDRSAAGHTARYDLRIGRGPRIAVTFTDGAAEVAAGPATRPDCTIRTSPDAFLLLALGRYTPTAALARGKVLAWGRRPWLAPRFPLLFSAP comes from the coding sequence ATGATCCCTCCCTCCGCCGCTCGGGCCGCCGAGCACGCCGCGCTGTCGGCCGCCGTCACCGCCGTGGCCGAGGACATCGCGGCGCTGCTGCGCTCCTGCGGCGACACCTCCGTCCCGATCCCGGGCGCCGAGTGGACGGTCGGCGAGGCCGCGGCCCATCTCGCGCTGGCCAACGAGCTGATGGCCGACCTGGCCGCCGGCCGGGAGCGGGCCTACGGCGACGGCACGCCGCAGAGCCTCGCGGCGGCCAACGCCGAATCCCTGACGGCGTTCCCCGAACGCGGCGGGGCGGTGCTGGCCGAGGAGATCACCCGGCACGCCGAGGCGTTCAACGCGGCCTTCGCCCGCCGGTCGCCGGCCGACCCGGTGGTGACCCCGCTGGGCCCGATGGACCTGGCGACCCTTGCCTCGTACCTGATCACCCACATGCTCGGGCACGGCTACGACATCGCCGTCGCGCTCCGCAGACCGCACATGATCGACCGCCAGCGGGTCGAGTTGTGCCTCCCGTTCCTGATGACCGCCATGCCGCGGGTCGTCGACGACCGCTCGGCCGCCGGCCACACCGCCCGCTACGACCTGCGGATCGGCCGCGGACCGCGCATCGCGGTCACCTTCACCGACGGCGCGGCCGAAGTGGCGGCGGGGCCCGCCACCCGCCCCGACTGCACGATCCGTACCAGCCCGGACGCCTTTCTGCTGCTCGCCCTGGGGCGGTACACCCCCACCGCGGCGCTGGCCCGCGGCAAGGTGCTCGCCTGGGGCCGCCGCCCGTGGCTCGCCCCACGCTTCCCGCTGCTCTTCTCCGCGCCGTAG
- a CDS encoding cytochrome P450, which yields MPHRAEAVRLDGAFLADPHAACAALRRRGPVHRAVAPDGAPVRLVTGYAEVRAAAADPRLSLDKRHAASRGGSGDSLPPELDAHLLNSDPPRHTRLRALVNGAFGPRQVRALRARVQRSTDRLLDGLDGHRSADVVADLATPLSMTVICELLGVPAADRPDFAAWTDTLLCPAADAPARSREAMRGMHAYLTALVARRRAAPDDDLLSGLIGALPEDELIAMAFLLLFAGYHNTIGLIATTVLALLSHPDELAALRAGRLTLPQVTEEVLRWNPPALLAVRRFPREEVEIGGTTIGPGERVWLSWASANRDEAVFPDPDAFRPGRPRPHLAFGHGPHHCPGAALARLENEVAVGTLLRRFPGIDLLPDPGGPHWRTSLRSRALVRLPVTL from the coding sequence ATGCCGCACCGGGCCGAGGCCGTCCGACTCGACGGGGCGTTCCTCGCCGACCCGCACGCGGCCTGCGCGGCGCTGCGCCGACGCGGGCCGGTGCACCGGGCGGTGGCGCCCGACGGCGCGCCCGTCCGGCTGGTCACCGGGTATGCGGAGGTGCGCGCCGCCGCGGCGGATCCGCGGCTCTCGCTCGACAAGCGCCACGCCGCGAGCCGGGGTGGGAGCGGTGACTCGCTGCCGCCGGAGCTCGACGCCCATCTGCTGAACTCCGACCCGCCGCGGCACACCCGGCTGCGCGCGCTGGTCAACGGCGCCTTCGGCCCGCGGCAGGTCCGCGCGCTGCGGGCCCGGGTGCAGCGGTCCACGGACCGCCTGCTGGACGGGCTGGACGGCCACCGGAGCGCCGATGTCGTCGCCGACCTGGCGACACCGCTGTCGATGACGGTCATCTGCGAACTGCTCGGAGTCCCCGCGGCCGACCGGCCCGACTTCGCGGCCTGGACGGACACCCTGCTCTGCCCGGCCGCCGACGCCCCGGCCCGGTCGCGGGAGGCCATGCGCGGCATGCACGCCTACCTGACGGCGCTGGTGGCCCGGCGGCGGGCGGCGCCCGACGACGACCTGCTCTCCGGGCTGATCGGGGCCCTGCCCGAGGACGAGCTGATCGCGATGGCCTTCCTGCTGCTGTTCGCCGGGTACCACAACACCATCGGCCTGATCGCGACGACCGTCCTCGCGCTGCTCTCCCACCCGGACGAGCTCGCCGCGCTGCGGGCCGGCCGGCTGACGCTCCCCCAGGTCACGGAGGAGGTGCTGCGCTGGAACCCGCCCGCCCTGCTGGCCGTCCGCCGCTTCCCCCGCGAGGAGGTCGAGATCGGCGGGACGACGATCGGCCCCGGCGAGCGGGTGTGGCTCTCCTGGGCGTCCGCCAACCGCGACGAGGCCGTCTTCCCCGATCCGGACGCCTTCCGGCCGGGCCGGCCGCGGCCGCACCTGGCGTTCGGTCACGGCCCGCACCACTGCCCGGGGGCGGCCCTCGCCCGCTTGGAGAACGAGGTCGCCGTCGGCACCCTGCTGCGCCGCTTCCCCGGGATCGACCTGCTGCCCGACCCGGGCGGCCCGCACTGGCGGACCTCGCTGCGCAGCCGCGCGCTCGTCCGGCTGCCGGTGACCCTCTGA
- a CDS encoding LysE family translocator codes for MLSTLLPFLGACTLIAASPGPSTMLIIRQSLHSRRAGFLTVLGNESGVFVWGVVAALGLTALLAASQLAYDGLRIVGAVTLIVFGVRTLLAARRGGAGEEQAEQVQARSGWASYRAGLLLNLANPKAAVFAMSFLPQFVPAGSPHLPTMVALAAVWAVFEVGYYALYVWFVGRMTRIISRAGVRKRLEQVSGGVLLLLGARMAVEG; via the coding sequence ATGCTCAGCACCCTGCTCCCCTTCCTCGGCGCCTGCACACTGATCGCGGCGTCGCCCGGCCCCAGCACGATGCTCATCATCCGGCAGTCCCTGCACAGCAGGCGGGCGGGTTTCCTGACCGTCCTCGGCAACGAGAGCGGCGTGTTCGTCTGGGGCGTCGTCGCCGCACTGGGGCTGACCGCCCTGCTGGCCGCCTCGCAGCTCGCCTACGACGGGCTGCGGATCGTCGGCGCCGTCACCCTGATCGTCTTCGGGGTCCGGACACTGCTGGCGGCCCGGCGCGGCGGGGCGGGCGAGGAGCAGGCGGAGCAGGTGCAGGCCCGCTCCGGCTGGGCGTCCTACCGGGCCGGACTGCTGCTGAACCTGGCCAACCCGAAGGCCGCGGTCTTCGCGATGTCCTTCCTCCCGCAGTTCGTCCCGGCCGGGTCGCCGCACCTGCCGACCATGGTCGCGCTGGCCGCCGTCTGGGCCGTGTTCGAGGTGGGCTACTACGCGCTGTACGTGTGGTTCGTCGGCAGGATGACGAGGATCATCTCCCGGGCCGGCGTGCGCAAGCGGCTCGAACAGGTCTCCGGCGGGGTGCTGCTGCTCCTGGGCGCCCGGATGGCCGTCGAGGGCTGA
- a CDS encoding chloride channel protein, producing the protein MPAKPVGEPTAAPPNPFAIVRSRGYVVVLVITAVIGVPISAAAFGFLALVSELQSLTWTDLPRSLGFHGTPDWWAVPLLTVAGLLVGATVRYLPGGGGHKPAEGLNTSGAPSVAAIPGIALAALATLGLGAVLGPEAPLIALGGGLAVAAVRLVRRNPPPTVVSVIGAAGSFAAISELLGSPLLGAFLLMEASGLSGPMLGIVLVPGLLAAGVGSLIFTGLGSWTGLGTYSLALHQVPHAPRPDIAEFGWAIVVGLAAAVVGEGIRRLALRLQVHADRRRIPVTVLVGAAVGAVALGYAEATGKPASGILYSGQDALGPLLSDSATYSAGALVMLVLCKSAAYCLSLGAFRGGPIFPSMFVGAAGGLALSHLPGLNITAGFAMGIGAMAVAMLKLPMTAVLLATLLLGSDGLTVMPLVIVAVVVSYVVSLRITTWTPPPPPAEPAAG; encoded by the coding sequence ATGCCGGCCAAGCCGGTCGGAGAGCCCACCGCGGCGCCGCCGAACCCGTTCGCCATCGTGCGCAGCCGCGGCTACGTCGTGGTCCTGGTGATCACCGCCGTCATCGGCGTGCCGATCTCGGCCGCGGCGTTCGGCTTCCTGGCGCTCGTCTCCGAGCTCCAGTCGCTGACCTGGACGGACCTGCCGCGCTCGCTGGGGTTCCACGGCACGCCCGACTGGTGGGCCGTGCCGCTGCTCACGGTGGCCGGCCTGCTGGTCGGCGCGACCGTCCGCTACCTGCCCGGGGGCGGCGGCCACAAGCCGGCCGAGGGGCTCAATACCTCGGGCGCGCCGTCGGTGGCGGCGATTCCCGGTATCGCCCTCGCGGCGCTCGCCACGCTCGGCCTCGGCGCCGTGCTCGGACCGGAGGCACCGCTGATCGCCCTCGGCGGCGGGCTGGCGGTGGCCGCCGTCCGGCTGGTGCGGCGCAACCCTCCGCCGACCGTGGTCTCGGTGATCGGGGCGGCGGGGAGCTTCGCCGCGATCAGCGAGCTGCTGGGCTCGCCGCTGCTGGGTGCGTTCCTCCTCATGGAGGCGTCGGGCCTGAGCGGCCCGATGCTCGGCATCGTCCTGGTGCCGGGCCTGCTCGCAGCCGGTGTCGGGTCGCTCATCTTCACCGGCCTGGGCTCGTGGACGGGTCTCGGCACGTACTCGCTGGCGCTGCACCAGGTGCCGCACGCCCCGCGGCCGGACATCGCCGAGTTCGGGTGGGCGATCGTGGTGGGACTGGCGGCCGCCGTCGTCGGCGAAGGGATCCGGCGGCTCGCGCTGCGGCTCCAGGTGCACGCGGACCGGCGGCGGATTCCGGTCACCGTGCTGGTCGGCGCAGCCGTCGGCGCGGTCGCGCTCGGCTATGCCGAGGCCACCGGGAAGCCCGCGTCCGGCATCCTCTACTCGGGCCAGGACGCGCTCGGTCCCCTGCTGTCCGACAGCGCCACCTACTCGGCCGGCGCGCTGGTGATGCTGGTGCTCTGCAAGTCGGCGGCCTACTGCCTGTCCCTGGGCGCGTTCCGCGGCGGCCCGATCTTCCCGTCCATGTTCGTGGGGGCCGCCGGCGGACTGGCGCTCTCGCACCTGCCCGGGCTGAACATCACCGCGGGGTTCGCGATGGGCATCGGGGCCATGGCCGTGGCGATGCTCAAGCTGCCGATGACCGCGGTCCTGCTGGCCACCCTGCTGCTCGGCTCGGACGGGCTCACCGTGATGCCGCTGGTCATCGTCGCCGTGGTGGTGTCCTACGTGGTCTCGCTGCGGATCACCACCTGGACGCCGCCCCCGCCACCGGCCGAGCCCGCCGCCGGGTGA
- a CDS encoding LysR family transcriptional regulator — translation MREMQSGMDLNLLVALDVLVEEASVSGAAARLHLSEPAMSRTLGRIRRALGDPVLVRAGRTMVPTPHALAIHPEVRAVVDRARGLFSAAGRVDLRTLSRRFTVLAHEAFAAAHGADLFARAAAEAPGVRLHFLGESHVDAPSLRSGAADLEVGVIDTTAPEVHVEHLYDDRMMAVVRTGHPLLDGPLTPARFAAGEHLGVSRRGRLHGPIDTALAELGLSRTVVGSLASYPAALFVLRSTDLVGLATRRSQGLVDALGLVAVEIPLDLPALPFCLAWHPRHDADPAHAWLRGCVRDLLTAV, via the coding sequence ATGCGCGAAATGCAATCCGGAATGGACCTGAACCTGCTGGTCGCCCTGGACGTCCTGGTGGAGGAGGCGAGCGTCTCGGGCGCCGCCGCGCGGCTGCACCTGTCCGAGCCCGCCATGAGCCGGACCCTCGGCCGGATCCGCCGGGCACTCGGCGACCCGGTGCTCGTCCGCGCGGGCCGGACGATGGTCCCGACCCCGCACGCCCTCGCCATCCATCCGGAGGTCCGCGCCGTCGTCGACCGCGCCCGCGGCCTGTTCTCCGCCGCCGGCCGGGTGGACCTCCGTACGCTCAGCCGCCGGTTCACCGTGCTCGCGCACGAGGCGTTCGCGGCGGCGCACGGCGCCGACCTGTTCGCCCGTGCCGCCGCCGAGGCACCCGGTGTGCGACTGCACTTCCTGGGCGAGAGCCACGTCGACGCGCCGTCCCTGCGCTCGGGCGCCGCCGACCTGGAGGTCGGCGTCATCGACACCACCGCCCCCGAGGTGCACGTCGAACACCTCTACGACGACCGGATGATGGCCGTCGTCCGGACCGGGCACCCGCTGCTGGACGGCCCGCTCACCCCGGCCCGCTTCGCCGCGGGCGAGCACCTCGGAGTGTCCCGGCGCGGCCGGCTGCACGGCCCGATCGACACCGCGCTCGCCGAACTCGGCCTCTCCCGTACGGTGGTGGGCAGTCTCGCGAGCTACCCGGCGGCGCTGTTCGTGCTGCGCAGCACCGATCTCGTCGGGCTGGCCACCCGGCGCAGCCAGGGCCTGGTGGACGCCCTCGGGCTGGTCGCCGTGGAGATCCCGCTGGACCTGCCGGCGCTGCCGTTCTGCCTCGCCTGGCATCCGCGGCACGACGCCGATCCGGCCCACGCCTGGCTGCGTGGCTGCGTCCGCGACCTGCTGACCGCGGTGTGA
- a CDS encoding PLD nuclease N-terminal domain-containing protein has product MFAHSPAASPGLPVALLPLLALVPAIACMVDIVRHPDTRLYPPRTWMVVCLLGNVFGAAAYLLYGRSLRR; this is encoded by the coding sequence GTGTTCGCGCATTCCCCCGCCGCGTCGCCCGGTCTGCCGGTCGCGCTGCTCCCGCTGCTCGCCCTCGTCCCGGCCATCGCCTGCATGGTCGACATCGTGCGGCACCCCGACACCCGGCTGTACCCGCCGCGCACCTGGATGGTGGTGTGCCTGCTCGGCAACGTGTTCGGCGCGGCCGCGTACCTGCTGTACGGGCGGAGCCTGCGCCGGTAG
- a CDS encoding RNA polymerase sigma factor: MVAALLPVTGGRELAEECVQDAFARALEHWPRDGVPRRPAAWVTTTARHRALDVLRRRTTEAAKLRELARSTPAEQACGPSGEAACGPSGEADERLRLLFGCCHPALAMPARVALALRALTGLGTAEIARVFLVSERTMGQRLFRARSGLRRAAIPLEVPSDDLPPERVPAVLAVLHLLFTEGYAATAGPGLLRPDLTDAALGTARQLAVHRPDDPEAQGLLALMLLHDARRATRTDAAGDPVLLADQDRSRWDGARIAEGLALLDRTLRLRRPGPYQIQAAIAACHAEAGIAADTDWAQIALLYRELARVAGGPAVELNRAVAVAMVDGPAAGLRLLDALAATGSLAGHHLLPAARADLLGRLGRRGEAAAAYREALALAGTDAERRFLARRLAGTADGGEAAG, from the coding sequence ATGGTGGCCGCGCTGCTCCCGGTCACCGGCGGCCGGGAGCTGGCCGAGGAGTGCGTCCAGGACGCCTTCGCCCGGGCCCTGGAGCACTGGCCGCGGGACGGTGTGCCGCGCCGTCCCGCGGCCTGGGTCACCACCACGGCGCGGCACCGCGCCCTCGACGTGCTGCGCCGCAGGACGACCGAGGCCGCCAAGCTGCGGGAGCTGGCCCGCAGCACGCCCGCCGAGCAGGCCTGCGGACCGTCCGGGGAGGCCGCCTGCGGACCGTCCGGGGAGGCGGACGAGCGGCTGCGGCTGCTCTTCGGCTGCTGCCACCCGGCGCTCGCCATGCCCGCCCGGGTGGCGCTGGCGCTGCGCGCCCTGACCGGTCTCGGCACCGCGGAGATCGCCCGGGTGTTCCTCGTGTCGGAGCGCACCATGGGCCAGCGCCTGTTCCGGGCGCGGAGCGGCCTCCGCCGGGCGGCGATCCCGCTGGAGGTGCCGTCGGACGACCTGCCGCCCGAGCGCGTCCCGGCCGTCCTCGCCGTACTCCACCTGCTGTTCACCGAGGGGTACGCGGCGACCGCCGGCCCCGGTCTGCTGCGCCCCGACCTGACGGACGCGGCGCTGGGGACGGCCAGGCAGCTCGCCGTGCACCGGCCGGACGACCCCGAGGCGCAGGGGCTGCTCGCCCTGATGCTGCTCCACGACGCCCGGCGTGCCACCCGCACCGACGCGGCGGGCGACCCCGTCCTGCTGGCCGACCAGGACCGCTCCCGCTGGGACGGCGCCCGGATCGCCGAGGGTCTGGCACTGCTCGACCGGACGCTTCGGCTGCGGCGCCCCGGCCCGTACCAGATCCAGGCCGCCATCGCCGCCTGCCATGCCGAGGCCGGCATCGCGGCCGACACCGACTGGGCGCAGATCGCCCTGCTGTACCGCGAGTTGGCGCGGGTGGCGGGCGGCCCGGCGGTGGAGCTGAACCGGGCCGTCGCGGTGGCGATGGTCGACGGCCCGGCGGCGGGGCTGCGGCTGCTCGACGCACTCGCGGCCACCGGCTCCCTCGCCGGCCACCATCTGCTGCCCGCCGCCCGGGCCGACCTGCTGGGGCGCCTCGGCCGGCGCGGGGAGGCGGCGGCCGCCTACCGCGAGGCCCTGGCCCTGGCGGGCACGGACGCCGAACGGCGGTTCCTGGCCCGCCGCCTGGCCGGGACGGCGGACGGCGGGGAGGCGGCGGGCTGA
- a CDS encoding SRPBCC family protein: MDDTVTGARVEVTVTVDLAPERLWDLVSDVTRIGEWSPECVGAGWSADGPPGPRAGARFEGHNRYPDGGTATVACVVTEAVRPAVFAWICLDDSGDAARPASIWRYDLAPAGEPGRTVVRHAFVHGPGRSGARTGAQADPASLTRRLSALHGSMAATVAAMVAAAERGMDVRPTTEENR; the protein is encoded by the coding sequence ATGGACGACACGGTGACCGGCGCCCGGGTGGAGGTGACGGTGACGGTGGACCTCGCGCCGGAGCGGCTCTGGGACCTCGTCAGCGACGTGACGCGGATCGGCGAGTGGAGCCCCGAGTGCGTCGGGGCGGGCTGGTCGGCGGACGGACCGCCGGGGCCGCGGGCCGGGGCGCGCTTCGAGGGGCACAACCGCTACCCGGACGGCGGGACCGCCACGGTGGCCTGCGTGGTGACCGAGGCCGTCCGGCCGGCGGTCTTCGCCTGGATCTGCCTGGACGACAGCGGGGACGCGGCGCGACCCGCCTCGATCTGGCGGTACGACCTGGCACCGGCCGGCGAACCGGGCCGGACGGTGGTTCGGCACGCCTTCGTCCACGGCCCCGGCCGCTCCGGCGCCCGTACCGGGGCGCAGGCCGACCCCGCGTCACTGACCCGACGGCTGTCGGCCCTGCACGGCAGCATGGCTGCCACGGTGGCCGCGATGGTGGCCGCGGCCGAGCGCGGCATGGACGTCCGACCCACGACCGAGGAGAACCGGTGA
- a CDS encoding SpoIIE family protein phosphatase: MRRPERPAAPAPAAGPGQAAAPPAGPGSTPHGRRRRAAASGTGADRPRRGALCCASTLPAGRLTAGDRRSAAERWWSGGPGPLLSLRGISKRFATLQALSSVSLDIGPGEIVALVGDNGAGKSTLIKTVSGVHQPDSGLIEWRGRPVEIRRPLDAQELGIATVYQDLALCDGLDAVANLFLGRELRRFGLLREVEMERRAREVFASLSVRLPSLRIPVASLSGGQRQAVAIARSLIGRPDLVILDEPTAALGLEQTAQTLELIRRLRDHGHAVILVSHNLDDVQAVSDRVAVLRLGRNNGVFEARYTTQEQLTAAITGSHAMAMTLQRSLLPRGLPEQNAVDAAYRYLPAHAGVGGDWFDVIPLSGARVALVVGDVVGHGVHAAATMGRLRTAVHNFSALDLPPDELLTHLDDVVSRIDEEEAASGTDVVVGATCLYAIYDPTSQRCQLARAGHLPAVLVHQDGTVEIPDTPVGPPLGFRGLPFTTSEVELPAGSRLVLYTDGLVEARTRDIDIGLGMLREALAPPGRTPEETCQAVLEAMLPARHEDDVALLVATARALPPDRIVAWEVRSDPAAVAEARATATRQLERWGLDGLVFATELILSELVTNAVRHAAGPIGVRLLYDRRLICEVSDASSTAPHLRYAAVTDEGGRGLFLVAQLSARWGTRYTSTGKVIWSEQDLPRPHPAA, from the coding sequence GTGCGCCGCCCGGAGCGGCCCGCTGCCCCGGCACCGGCGGCCGGGCCCGGGCAGGCAGCCGCGCCCCCGGCCGGTCCGGGCAGTACTCCGCACGGCCGACGACGGCGCGCCGCAGCGTCCGGCACAGGGGCCGACCGGCCCCGGCGCGGCGCGTTGTGCTGCGCTTCGACCCTCCCGGCGGGCAGACTCACGGCAGGAGACCGGCGGAGCGCGGCGGAGAGGTGGTGGTCAGGTGGCCCGGGTCCCCTGCTGTCGCTGCGCGGGATCTCCAAGAGGTTCGCCACCCTGCAGGCACTCAGCTCCGTCTCCCTCGACATCGGCCCGGGTGAGATCGTCGCCCTGGTCGGCGACAACGGTGCCGGCAAGTCGACCCTCATCAAGACGGTCTCCGGCGTCCATCAGCCGGACAGCGGGCTGATCGAGTGGCGCGGCCGGCCGGTCGAGATCCGCCGGCCCCTCGACGCCCAGGAGTTGGGCATCGCGACGGTCTACCAGGATCTCGCCCTCTGCGACGGTCTGGACGCCGTCGCCAACCTCTTCCTCGGCCGCGAACTGCGCAGGTTCGGGCTGCTGCGCGAGGTCGAGATGGAGCGCCGGGCCCGGGAGGTGTTCGCCAGCCTCTCCGTTCGCCTGCCCAGCCTGCGGATCCCGGTCGCCTCCCTCTCCGGCGGCCAGCGGCAGGCCGTGGCGATCGCCCGCTCCCTGATCGGCCGGCCCGACCTGGTGATCCTCGACGAGCCGACGGCCGCGCTCGGCCTCGAACAGACCGCCCAGACGCTGGAACTGATCCGCCGGCTGCGCGACCACGGCCACGCCGTCATCCTCGTCAGCCACAACCTCGACGACGTGCAGGCGGTCTCCGACCGCGTCGCGGTCCTCCGCCTCGGACGCAACAACGGTGTCTTCGAGGCCCGTTACACCACCCAGGAACAGCTGACCGCGGCAATCACCGGCAGCCACGCCATGGCGATGACCCTCCAGCGCAGCCTGCTGCCGCGGGGCCTGCCCGAGCAGAACGCGGTGGACGCCGCCTACCGCTACCTGCCGGCCCACGCGGGCGTCGGCGGCGACTGGTTCGACGTCATCCCGCTGTCCGGCGCCCGGGTCGCCCTGGTGGTCGGCGACGTGGTCGGCCACGGCGTGCACGCCGCCGCCACCATGGGCCGGCTGCGCACCGCCGTGCACAACTTCTCGGCGCTGGACCTGCCGCCCGACGAGCTCCTCACCCACCTCGACGACGTCGTCAGCCGCATCGACGAGGAGGAGGCGGCCAGCGGTACCGACGTCGTGGTGGGCGCCACCTGCCTGTACGCGATCTACGACCCCACCTCCCAGCGGTGCCAGCTCGCCCGGGCCGGGCACCTGCCCGCCGTCCTCGTCCACCAGGACGGCACGGTCGAGATCCCCGACACGCCCGTCGGCCCCCCGCTGGGCTTCCGCGGCCTGCCGTTCACCACCAGCGAGGTCGAACTGCCCGCGGGCAGCCGGCTCGTCCTCTACACCGACGGCCTGGTGGAGGCGCGCACCCGCGACATCGACATCGGGCTGGGAATGCTGCGCGAGGCACTCGCCCCGCCCGGCCGGACCCCGGAGGAGACCTGCCAGGCCGTCCTGGAGGCGATGCTGCCGGCCCGTCACGAGGACGACGTCGCCCTGCTCGTCGCCACCGCCCGGGCGCTGCCGCCGGACAGGATCGTCGCGTGGGAGGTGCGCTCCGACCCTGCCGCCGTGGCCGAGGCCCGCGCCACCGCCACCCGCCAGCTGGAACGCTGGGGCCTGGACGGGCTGGTGTTCGCGACCGAGCTGATCCTGAGCGAGTTGGTCACCAACGCGGTGCGGCACGCCGCCGGGCCGATCGGCGTACGGCTGCTCTACGACCGCAGGCTGATCTGCGAGGTCTCCGACGCCAGCAGCACCGCCCCGCACCTGCGGTACGCCGCGGTCACCGACGAGGGCGGCCGCGGGCTGTTCCTGGTCGCCCAGCTCAGCGCGCGCTGGGGCACCCGCTACACGTCCACGGGCAAGGTCATCTGGTCCGAGCAGGACCTTCCCCGCCCGCACCCCGCCGCCTGA
- a CDS encoding YciI family protein — MKYLLLICTDGPVDADEAELDPTAWVEENDSRGVRLLGERLRPAADATAVRVRGGDVLVTDGPFAEAREQLGGFDIIECADLDEAVGVAAGHPMARFGVVEVWPFWTP, encoded by the coding sequence GTGAAGTACCTGCTGCTGATCTGCACCGACGGGCCCGTCGACGCCGATGAGGCCGAACTCGACCCCACCGCATGGGTGGAGGAGAACGACAGCCGCGGGGTCCGGCTGCTCGGCGAACGGCTCCGCCCGGCCGCGGACGCCACCGCCGTCCGGGTCCGGGGCGGCGACGTGCTGGTCACCGACGGACCGTTCGCGGAGGCGAGGGAGCAGCTGGGCGGATTCGACATCATCGAGTGCGCCGACCTGGACGAGGCCGTCGGCGTCGCCGCCGGGCACCCGATGGCCCGGTTCGGGGTGGTCGAGGTGTGGCCGTTCTGGACGCCGTGA
- a CDS encoding DUF2252 domain-containing protein translates to MPQDSTTAMRSVSHATPEERTARGKEARRRSPRSAHAEFVPPKRRPDPLAILEAQSATRVPELVPIRYGRMTESPFRFYRGAAAIMASDLAGSPDSGIKAQLCGDAHMLNFRLLASPERQLLFDINDFDETLPGPWEWDVKRLAASLVIAGRANDYDDKERAGIVQATVRSYREAMIRFAGMRNLDVWYARMDEDRLRELATEHLHKRAQKNLDRAMAKARTKDSLQVFEKLSEVVDGEVRIAPDAPLLVPIADLLPDVERTALEEVFRGLIERYGRTLASDRRHLLEDFRLADVARKVVGVGSVGTRCWIFLLLGRDGQDPLFLQAKEAGASVLAAHVGASRYRNQGERVVSGQRLMQAASDIFLGWERVDGIDGKRRDFYIRQLRDWKGIVTPELMVPTGMRAFGELCGVTLARAHARSGDRIAIAAYLGGGDAFDRALVDFAEAYADQNERDHRALVEAVRTGQLPAEDVPAG, encoded by the coding sequence ATGCCCCAGGACTCGACCACGGCGATGCGCTCGGTGTCGCACGCCACGCCCGAGGAGCGGACGGCCCGCGGCAAAGAGGCCCGGCGCCGCTCGCCCCGGTCCGCCCACGCGGAGTTCGTGCCGCCGAAGCGCCGTCCGGACCCGCTGGCCATCCTGGAGGCCCAGTCGGCGACCCGCGTGCCCGAGCTGGTGCCGATCCGCTACGGCCGGATGACCGAGTCGCCGTTCCGGTTCTACCGGGGAGCCGCCGCCATCATGGCGTCCGACCTGGCCGGCTCGCCGGATTCGGGGATCAAGGCACAGCTCTGCGGCGACGCCCACATGCTGAACTTCCGGCTGCTGGCCTCGCCGGAGCGCCAACTGCTCTTCGACATCAACGACTTCGACGAGACACTGCCCGGGCCCTGGGAGTGGGACGTCAAGCGGCTGGCCGCCAGCCTGGTCATCGCGGGGCGCGCCAACGACTACGACGACAAGGAGCGCGCCGGCATCGTCCAGGCGACGGTGCGTTCGTACCGCGAGGCGATGATCCGCTTCGCGGGGATGCGCAACCTGGACGTCTGGTACGCGCGGATGGACGAGGACCGCCTCCGGGAGCTGGCCACCGAGCACCTGCACAAGCGCGCCCAGAAGAACCTCGACCGCGCGATGGCCAAGGCCCGCACCAAGGACAGCCTGCAGGTCTTCGAGAAGCTCTCCGAGGTGGTCGACGGCGAGGTACGGATCGCGCCGGACGCCCCGCTGCTCGTCCCCATCGCGGACCTGCTCCCGGACGTGGAGCGCACCGCCCTGGAGGAGGTGTTCCGCGGCCTGATCGAACGCTACGGCCGCACGCTGGCCTCGGACCGGCGCCACTTGCTGGAGGACTTCCGACTGGCGGACGTCGCCCGCAAGGTGGTCGGCGTGGGCAGCGTCGGCACCCGCTGCTGGATCTTCCTGCTGCTCGGCCGGGACGGGCAGGACCCGCTGTTCCTCCAGGCCAAGGAGGCCGGCGCCTCCGTTCTGGCGGCCCACGTCGGGGCGAGCCGGTACCGCAACCAGGGCGAGCGGGTGGTCTCCGGCCAGCGGCTGATGCAGGCCGCCAGCGACATCTTCCTGGGCTGGGAGCGGGTGGACGGCATCGACGGCAAGCGCCGCGACTTCTACATCCGCCAACTGCGCGACTGGAAGGGCATCGTGACGCCGGAGCTGATGGTGCCCACCGGCATGCGGGCGTTCGGCGAACTGTGCGGGGTCACCCTGGCCCGCGCCCACGCACGGTCCGGCGACCGGATCGCCATCGCCGCCTACCTGGGCGGCGGCGACGCGTTCGACCGCGCGCTCGTCGACTTCGCCGAGGCGTACGCCGACCAGAACGAGCGCGACCACCGGGCGCTCGTGGAGGCGGTGCGTACCGGGCAACTGCCCGCGGAGGACGTCCCCGCCGGCTGA